Part of the Falco biarmicus isolate bFalBia1 chromosome 4, bFalBia1.pri, whole genome shotgun sequence genome, cacttttaaaaaaaaaaaaaaacccacaacttttttcttttttacacaTCTCATGAAACCAAGACTGTTAGCTGGACGACAGAGGAATATACACTGCTGAGTTATTACAGCAATAATTTTACACCATCTGAAAAAATAGCTGTACAACAATTTTCCAGACAAAGTTTCTTACATTAAAGTTGACAGACCACTATTGATTCTGATGTTGTGCAAATACCAAACTTCATTCacttgtcaaagaaaaaaagtttcaagttAATCAGCTGCAGATCACATTCTCCTGGCTTTCTTCATTCATAGTTTTCATAGTGAAGATATCCACTAATAAccaaaaagatttatttttattctcaacAAAATGCTAAAGCTACCagaaattcaaaacaaacagggaagggaaggagtgAAGACAACAGTGGTCATTAACACACACTTACGTGCACTACAGAAAACAGTATCTTTCGCTTCTATTTTTAACTTAATAGGAAAGTGGGAGACCATTATTAAGACAAAAAAGTTGACTAGAGTTCAACCTAAAGCCTAATCAAATCATACAGTCCAACCATCCACCAtgtattttcatcattttaatgAGCAACTGTGAATTTTTTGTAATCAAtgaatacagcagaaaatacttGTGGCTTTTTTTGGATACCAGTAGTGCTATAAAACCCACTATGTAGAGTTCACCACATCAATTACCAAAGTCTTACCAGAGTTATTTAACAAGCTCAGAGCAGCAGTTTGACTCTGCCCAGCTACTAAATACACCGGTCTACTTCAAGACAGattctcagaagaaaaatagtggGAAATTAAATACGAAAACTACAAATTTCTCGTAACGTTTTATTTTGGGTACATGTAGAATCCCTATTATGGACAAATATCAAACTACAGAGAATCTGCATTTTGAAGCAGAGGGTGCAGAGACAAGATTCAGTCATTTATAAACTCAAAGAAATGCACTAGGGTTTGCACGAGGATCCTTTTGGTTCCTGTATCTATAAGTCAGCCAGACTCCCagaatctgaaaacaaaacacaaagatatTATTAAGCAGGCGGTCTCCACCCCATCttctatttgttttaaacataaaatcCTGACAATTCTGAGTATGCAAATTTAGGATATTTTACTGTTGCTAAAATGGCACCACACACCAGCTTTCTTaattagaaaaagaatacaCCTTCTCAGAAAGTATTCATAGCtagcaacaaacaaaaaccccaacactttATCTGCAATGCAAGATATTTTCCATAGGCATGTCTAGTGTTAAATTATTCTGCCCCTTCCCCAAATTGTAAGTAATAATAAACCTGGTTTTAGTGCAATGATAAATCCTccaaattgttttattttacagttaccACTTAATTATGAGGCTATTTTTCTAGTACATTTTCAAATCTTGTTATTCCCCCCAACCTCTCAGCAGCTTcgcatttttaataaagaaattgaGGGCAGAAGTCAGAGTGATTCTACTTAAGTTGCTGTAGTACCTACAAACCTTCTCAAAACTGCACTATAGAGCAGGAGGAGTATTTTCACATGCTTTACTGTGGGGTTATGAAAGACCTGCTCTGAGGGTTTTTATCCACTGCTCAATAAAGCCAGTACCCAGTACCATCTGGGTACCAAAGCAAAGACTCAAAGACCTTTTTAACCTGATGTTTAAAGTACATTTCACTCATCATGAAACTGTATCTTTGCATTACAGAAggcatacacaaaaaaaaaaacaatccccAAATAAAAAAGGCCCAAAtgacctgggggggggggggggggggggggagcggggagtGTAGGCAGAAGAACAGGGAAACAAGGTAAAGTAATGGCACACTTTTAATTATGTTTGAAGAATGGTAAACCTGAACAGCTAACTTTCTGCAAAACTTTAACAGTTTACAGCACCACATTTTAATGTGGTATCTAGTTGCAGTTTGTAGTATAAATAACAAAGATGCAAGAACTCCCAGTGTTGAATAAAGACAAGCCCTCCTCCTGGCAGACTTCAGCAAGCTGACAGCCTAGAAAAATTTGATCTAATTATTTGACTCCTGAGATAGTACTGAAAGTTCCTGTAATAAACCTCCTAAAATTAATTGCTTCCTAAAACAATGCCttaaaattggggaaaaaacactgcattttctaACCTCCTACTCACCTCtgtgaaactgaagaaaagtcCTATGCCTCCAACAAATGTCAGCACCATTCCAGAATATTCTTCTATTATCGGTGCACATGGTTGACACTGGCGACTTTTAAAACAATCCTGTAGCAGATACAGAGAATTTGCACTCCCTTGTCTGATGACACTTCATTGACTGAAAGCACCTAGCTAGCCCTCTAAAAGACTGCCAGGCATGAAAAAAACTCTAGCAGTTTTAAAGGACTCCAGAAAAGCAAGCATACAAATAACAATGGGGTACAACCTTTGCAGGGTGCTTTGTGATTACACTTCAAATAAGTTAACAAAAGAGCTTAGTATCATTGTTAACAACTACTTTACACATTTGTTAAAAAGCTCTGCTTTCTGACACTACAAAAACAATTGtacattttcaaacaaacagAATGAGAAGAAGTTTTTTCACACTTGAAACACTTACAGAGGAGCAGGTTTCATTCTGATCAAAAACTCTGAATCCACAACAATTCAGATTTCTCTCAATATCTGTTCTCGCACTGTTAGTGTTATTCCATCCCACCTCTAGAAGTTGACTCTAGAAGGCATAAGCAAACACATGTTAATTGAGctgttttgcatttcactgGAAACCAATACACTAGACCAAGTTGAAAATTCCCTAACTAAAACCTTCAGATCCTGAAGTCTAAAAGGATAATACATTAAAGAATAACTTGAATGTTCAAACAGCCTGTGTAGCCAACGAAACAGCAGCACTTAGCAGCAGCACATTCACGgttgtaattaattttcttccttcctttttcctaaATACAAGAGCACTAGTAATGGGACATGCAGCTAATCTAACTGGGACTCCTCAGACTTTAAACAAAAAGTGTGTTTACATGTAAAAGCTGATTATTTACCCACTGTACTTTTGCCCACTTCTTATGCGGTAAGAATTAAGTCTCCATACCTCATGGAAGCTGGTTTTACTTTCACATTTAAGGGTCACCTCTGTTCTTAATGTAGTTAACTTTTTCAGTTACACAAGAACAATTCAGTGGCTTTATCATCTTTACATTATGATTACTGTAGATTTCATCAGCTTATCTGGAATTGCTGAACACATGACATAGCCAATATATCATGCTCCTACGCTTGTGACCCTAAACCTAGGCAGGAAGcttaaaaccaaattaattattatttttttttttaaaaagacagctgAAAGTCACTTTAGGACTCAGATGTTATTTCCTTCTAGCTACTACAGCCAAGCACTGCCTAATTCTAGTACTTAATTAAAAGGATAATGTTGCTTTTCTTAGAATAGCCTCTCTCCATTTTGTGGAAgactatatataaatatgtgtgcatgtatgtacaACATACGTATTTACAGTATTATGCTATAGATTAACTGAGAAGTCAGGAAACTTACCTGCTGTTCCTTGTTTAGTGCCAAACAGGCACAGGAGACAGAAAACTGGACAATAAAGACTAGCAAAAGAATAATCATGTACTGGAAATAGTTAAGGATATACtctcaaattaattttgcttttataacACATATGCCTAACGGTATTCCTTATTTCACTGGATAACAGtaagtgctttaaaataaaagaactatAGAAGTGAATTCTCACTGGATGTGGAAAAGATGACCCAAATAATGTTCGCAGACCTCAATCACCATGTATTGCCTCTTTCTGGCTACTACTATACATAGCTGTTATTTCTGGGTTAGGTGTTTCTTGCCTAGCAAGACAGCATGAGCAGAAACGTTAATAAGAGGAGGTTTCAGAGAGAAAAGTCTACAGCCAATTTCTCCAGCTTTAGGGACTCATGTTGTCATTACAAGATACTTCaattacaaaattacaaaagaTACTTAATTACAAAAAGATAACTTTAGcctaaatgtaaaaaaaagtgaaagttcCTTTTGGAACACAGCCTCACACACTTCTGAACTAATGCATCTGAAGACAgtgtaaaacaaaaagaacaaactgcGATACTAAAGATGACGTTTTGAAAGTCAAGCACTGCCTTCACAATCTGGCTGCTGTGTTCAGAGGTAAATACGTAACTCACAGAATTAAATGGTTTGTAAAGTGGAGGTCACTATTTATTCATAGACCataaccagaaaaataaacagttttatcGAATAAATCTCTTTTCTCATCCAAACAGGCTGATTTTGTTATGCAAGGCAGCACCACAGACTGCATACACACTGTTGGTGTGCACAAAGGGGCAGGAAAACATACTGAGAAGGTCTGCACTCATTTACAGTCTGGGTTCGCAATTAAAGACTAGGTATGAAAAGAAAGTGCTTCTTGACAGGCTGTATTACCAACAATGCACTCTCCTGCCAGCTACGACCAGCTCACTATCTGGAAATACCACCCTTTTCTACTGTTAAACATTAATAGTTCACATACTCTAGCTTGGTGTAGGGTTGAGCATACAGTAAGAGGCACCTGCGACACAGTGAGCCACCACAAAAAGCCCTCAaaaatttgaattattttaatttttaaaaagaggagacatgaaaacttctgtcttcagagcacaaacaagggagaaaaaaaagaagctggaatAAAGT contains:
- the TSPAN13 gene encoding tetraspanin-13 — encoded protein: MVCGGFACSKNCLCALNLLYTLVSLLLIGIAAWGIGFGLISSFRVVGVAIAVGIFLFLIALVGLIGAVKHHQVLLFFYMIILLLVFIVQFSVSCACLALNKEQQSQLLEVGWNNTNSARTDIERNLNCCGFRVFDQNETCSSDCFKSRQCQPCAPIIEEYSGMVLTFVGGIGLFFSFTEILGVWLTYRYRNQKDPRANPSAFL